The Maridesulfovibrio salexigens DSM 2638 region TACAAGGTCGGTTCCGTTCCGCATACTGATATCAATGACACAGTGACTTTCACCGGATTGGAACCGGAAGAAAAATTTATGCTTCAGCTGCTTTTCCTTAAACCACTCGAAGAGGTGGTCGAAGAACAACGAGCGGCAAAAGCGGAAACCACCGAAGACACTGTTTACGAAGATGTTGATCTAGCCATTATCGGTGGGGGACCTGCGGGTATGAGTGCCGGGATTTACGCCAAGCGCAGCGGACTGAGCTGTATCATCCTTGAAAAACAAGGTGTGGGCGGACAGGTTGCTCTGACTCCCAAGGTTGAAAACTATCCGGGATTCACCAACATTCAAGGCTTTGAGCTTGTGGAAATTCTCGGTTCCCATGCTCGTGAATACACCGACATCCAGCAATTCGCTGAAGTTAAGGACGTTAAATATGGTCCTCGTATAGAAATAACTACCGATGAAAAGAACTATCGGGCCAAGGGAGTGCTGCTTGCGACCGGTGTAAATGTGCGCATGCTAGGCGTTCCGGGCGAGGATAAATTTTACGGGCATGGTGTCAGCTATTGCGCCACCTGTGACGGAAACTTCTACAAAGGCGGCAAGGCTGTCATAGTCGGTGGCGGTAACACTGCGCTAACCGATGCCCTGCACCTCAAACATCTGGGCATTGAAACCACAATTGTCCATCGCGGTGATAAGTTCCGAGCTGAAAAGGTTCTGCAGGATTCCGTAAACCGTGAAGGAATCAATATCATCTGGAACAGTCAGGTTACCGAGATCATCGGTGAAGATCAGGTGGAATCTGCACGCATCGTAAACAAAGACGGCACTGAAACCATTCTTGATACTGATGTAGTCTTCGTTGCTATCGGACATACCGCCAACACCGAACTT contains the following coding sequences:
- a CDS encoding FAD-dependent oxidoreductase, whose product is MSTLSAEEKYRNFIPEESREYLEKLFAEFKRTVTIEVYTAEGEHREYNDFTLNICRAFNVISDKIELREYAVDSEMGKNRNIIATPTVLISPDEYDIRFLGAPAGEEGRALVEALNLASKGADGISESTKEILEPLEEDRLVKIFASPTCPYCPGQAINAFKAAVARPDKISAWNISTLDNENMAHEYKVGSVPHTDINDTVTFTGLEPEEKFMLQLLFLKPLEEVVEEQRAAKAETTEDTVYEDVDLAIIGGGPAGMSAGIYAKRSGLSCIILEKQGVGGQVALTPKVENYPGFTNIQGFELVEILGSHAREYTDIQQFAEVKDVKYGPRIEITTDEKNYRAKGVLLATGVNVRMLGVPGEDKFYGHGVSYCATCDGNFYKGGKAVIVGGGNTALTDALHLKHLGIETTIVHRGDKFRAEKVLQDSVNREGINIIWNSQVTEIIGEDQVESARIVNKDGTETILDTDVVFVAIGHTANTELAEKLGCELRPDGFIKVDPTQRTSVERVYAAGDVTGGVRQIITATGQGAAAALTAFDDFTRLFDDIKDNTKNIW